In Halobaculum limi, one DNA window encodes the following:
- a CDS encoding helix-hairpin-helix domain-containing protein: MEFTSVPGVGEKTAETLADLDGAEEALRRGDVATLARAPGLTEGRAAAIARGAIRKRHDDPGGWLATDRAREVYEDALGLIQDRAVTDYAAKRLRTLYPSATESRIEEVREWAADAVERDPDEAVLDALADVEQVSDPRGLRVRERALATADAERYAEAKDAFPELSVEVVEDARGLSELARSYTTVVALDEEFAGVDVDGDVRVITDPEDHPEEVVPERLLAFFAENREVLLAALSVHEAAGIDPALDPKALRDALSRLDDDGTIRGDEELQRLTDAVDDLDAAVSTAESVANDHLRDAIREQDVTIEGTDFLSLVEQGARVDSLLSRELADEYDAAIRRAREHFADSLGLTDAEAEFTERVFAGDPTFPTEHNEEPLNRLRTELKAARDRRAAALKSSLAEDLAVLRDPAQDLVADALELDVELAVARFARDFDCVVADLDAEGSGFDVEGGRSPLLDVSVEEVEPVDYAVSGVTLLSGVNSGGKTSTLDLVALVVTLAHMGLPVPAASARVGRVSELHYYAKSQGTLDAGAFESTLRDFGDLVSGAAGRLVLVDELESITEPGASAKIIAGILEALDDQGATAVFVSHLARQIREAAAVDVAVDGIEAVGLDDGELVVNRSPRKDHLARSTPELIVEKLAGEAADPEFYEGLLEKF; encoded by the coding sequence ATGGAGTTCACGTCGGTACCGGGCGTCGGCGAGAAGACCGCCGAGACGCTCGCTGACCTCGACGGGGCCGAGGAGGCGTTGCGCCGCGGCGACGTGGCGACGCTGGCGCGCGCCCCCGGCCTCACGGAAGGCCGGGCGGCGGCCATCGCCCGCGGCGCGATCCGAAAACGGCACGACGACCCAGGTGGCTGGCTGGCGACCGACCGCGCACGCGAGGTGTACGAAGATGCGCTTGGACTGATCCAAGACCGCGCCGTCACCGATTACGCGGCCAAACGCCTTCGGACGCTGTACCCCTCCGCGACCGAGTCCCGCATCGAAGAGGTGCGCGAGTGGGCCGCCGACGCCGTCGAGCGTGATCCCGACGAGGCGGTGCTCGACGCCCTCGCGGACGTGGAACAGGTGTCTGATCCACGGGGCCTGCGCGTTCGCGAACGGGCGCTCGCAACCGCCGACGCCGAGCGCTACGCCGAGGCGAAGGATGCGTTCCCCGAACTCTCCGTCGAGGTGGTCGAAGATGCCCGCGGGCTGTCGGAACTCGCGCGGTCGTACACTACGGTCGTCGCGCTAGACGAGGAGTTTGCAGGCGTCGACGTCGACGGCGACGTGCGCGTCATCACCGACCCCGAGGACCACCCCGAAGAGGTCGTCCCCGAGCGTCTGCTCGCCTTCTTCGCCGAGAACCGCGAGGTACTGCTTGCGGCGCTGTCGGTCCACGAGGCCGCCGGCATCGACCCGGCCCTCGACCCCAAGGCGCTCCGGGACGCCCTCTCGCGACTCGACGACGACGGAACGATCCGCGGCGACGAGGAGTTACAGCGCCTCACCGACGCCGTCGACGACCTCGACGCGGCCGTGTCGACGGCGGAGTCGGTCGCCAACGACCACCTCCGCGACGCCATCCGCGAACAGGACGTCACCATCGAGGGGACCGACTTCCTCTCGCTGGTCGAACAGGGCGCGCGCGTCGACAGCCTCCTCTCGCGGGAGTTGGCCGACGAGTACGACGCCGCCATCCGCCGGGCACGTGAGCACTTTGCGGACTCGCTGGGCCTGACTGACGCGGAGGCGGAGTTCACCGAGCGGGTGTTCGCGGGCGATCCCACGTTCCCGACCGAGCACAACGAAGAACCGCTGAACCGCCTCCGAACCGAACTCAAGGCCGCCCGCGACCGGCGCGCCGCGGCGCTCAAGTCGTCGCTCGCGGAGGACTTGGCTGTCCTCCGCGACCCCGCCCAAGACCTGGTGGCCGACGCGCTGGAACTCGACGTGGAACTGGCCGTCGCGCGGTTCGCCCGCGACTTCGACTGCGTCGTCGCCGACCTCGACGCCGAGGGGAGCGGCTTCGACGTCGAGGGCGGGCGTTCACCGCTGCTGGACGTGTCGGTCGAAGAAGTCGAACCCGTCGACTACGCCGTCTCCGGCGTCACCCTCCTGTCGGGCGTCAACTCCGGCGGGAAGACGTCGACATTGGACTTGGTGGCGCTCGTCGTCACCCTCGCACATATGGGCCTCCCCGTCCCCGCAGCGTCCGCGCGAGTGGGCCGCGTCTCGGAGTTGCACTACTATGCGAAGTCGCAGGGGACGCTCGACGCGGGCGCGTTCGAGTCGACCCTGCGTGACTTCGGCGACCTCGTGTCGGGCGCGGCGGGCCGTCTCGTCCTCGTCGACGAACTGGAGTCGATCACCGAGCCGGGGGCGTCGGCGAAGATCATCGCGGGTATCCTCGAAGCCCTCGACGATCAGGGGGCGACGGCGGTGTTCGTCTCCCACCTCGCGCGACAGATACGCGAGGCCGCCGCCGTCGACGTGGCGGTCGACGGCATCGAGGCGGTGGGACTGGACGACGGCGAACTCGTCGTGAACCGTTCGCCGCGAAAAGACCACCTCGCGCGGTCGACGCCGGAACTCATCGTGGAGAAATTGGCAGGCGAGGCGGCTGACCCCGAGTTCTACGAGGGCCTACTGGAGAAGTTCTAG
- the larE gene encoding ATP-dependent sacrificial sulfur transferase LarE, which produces MDDDVAAKAAAAREALAERDGVLVAFSGGVDSSVVAALARDALGDDAVACTAKSETLPAEELDDARRVADDIGIDHVTVEFSELDDPNFVANGDDRCYHCRTMRLSRMYDAARERDIATVCDGTNASDPGEGHRPGLQAVEELDIVSPLLQAGITKEGVRQIAAHYDLDVADKPSMACLSSRIPTGLEVTEERLTRIEKAERLLRTWGFSQFRVRDHDGLARIEVGADELEAALNPDFVAAAREHLLELGFDHVTLDLQGYETGSVSPGGEVDGDSEAAAGDDTVADKSVNYDGEPVVEDVFARDYPSS; this is translated from the coding sequence ATGGACGACGACGTGGCGGCGAAGGCGGCGGCCGCGCGTGAGGCGTTGGCCGAGCGAGACGGCGTCCTCGTCGCCTTCTCCGGCGGCGTCGACTCGAGCGTGGTCGCGGCGCTCGCTCGTGACGCCCTCGGCGACGACGCGGTCGCGTGTACCGCCAAAAGCGAGACGCTCCCAGCCGAGGAACTCGACGACGCCCGGCGCGTCGCCGACGACATCGGCATCGACCACGTGACCGTGGAGTTCTCCGAACTCGACGACCCGAACTTCGTCGCCAACGGCGACGACCGCTGTTATCACTGCCGGACGATGCGACTCTCGCGGATGTACGACGCCGCCCGTGAGCGGGACATCGCCACCGTCTGCGACGGGACGAACGCCTCCGACCCCGGCGAGGGCCACCGCCCCGGCCTCCAGGCGGTCGAAGAACTCGACATCGTCTCCCCGCTGTTGCAGGCCGGCATCACGAAAGAGGGGGTGCGTCAGATCGCCGCCCACTACGACCTGGACGTGGCAGACAAGCCCTCGATGGCGTGTCTCTCCTCGCGCATCCCGACCGGCCTCGAAGTCACCGAGGAGCGCCTCACCCGCATCGAGAAGGCCGAGCGCCTCCTGCGGACGTGGGGCTTCTCGCAGTTCCGCGTGCGCGACCACGACGGCCTCGCGCGCATCGAAGTCGGCGCGGACGAACTGGAGGCGGCGCTGAATCCCGACTTCGTCGCCGCCGCTCGCGAGCATCTGCTGGAGTTGGGCTTCGACCACGTCACCCTCGACCTCCAGGGGTACGAGACGGGAAGCGTCAGCCCCGGAGGGGAGGTCGACGGAGACAGCGAGGCCGCCGCCGGCGACGACACCGTCGCCGACAAATCGGTGAACTACGACGGCGAACCCGTCGTCGAGGACGTGTTCGCCCGCGACTACCCCTCCTCGTAA
- a CDS encoding histidine phosphatase family protein: MGTILLCRHGETPWNRDRRVQGWAPTDLTDRGRKQAAALADFLADEYAVDRTVASDLERAAETARAVAQATGAETTFDARWRERDFGRMQGLTYDELFGAYPEYTLSEIGYAAAETTPESGESLLDMWERVTAAFDDLRDAVGDDETVAVVAHGGPLYAVTGILKGLDVVAAVLDQEQGNCAVNEVRVTGGNPGAELVRENVTSFLPESTSQENY, translated from the coding sequence ATGGGAACGATCCTCCTGTGTCGCCACGGCGAGACGCCGTGGAACCGCGACCGCCGCGTGCAAGGGTGGGCCCCGACCGACCTCACCGACCGCGGCCGCAAACAGGCCGCCGCCCTCGCCGACTTCCTCGCCGACGAGTACGCAGTCGACCGAACCGTCGCGTCGGATCTAGAGCGGGCCGCGGAGACCGCCCGCGCCGTCGCGCAGGCGACCGGCGCAGAGACGACGTTCGACGCCCGGTGGCGCGAACGCGACTTCGGGCGGATGCAGGGCCTCACCTACGACGAACTGTTCGGTGCGTATCCAGAGTACACACTCTCGGAGATTGGCTACGCGGCCGCCGAGACGACGCCCGAGAGCGGCGAGTCGCTGCTGGACATGTGGGAGCGCGTGACAGCGGCGTTCGACGACCTCCGTGACGCTGTCGGTGACGACGAGACGGTCGCCGTCGTCGCGCACGGCGGCCCGCTGTACGCCGTGACGGGGATACTGAAGGGCCTCGACGTGGTCGCCGCGGTACTGGATCAAGAACAGGGCAACTGCGCGGTCAACGAGGTTCGCGTGACTGGTGGGAATCCGGGTGCCGAGTTGGTCCGCGAGAACGTCACCTCGTTCCTGCCGGAGTCGACGAGTCAGGAGAACTACTGA
- a CDS encoding twin-arginine translocase subunit TatC, whose protein sequence is MTTDSDPPEEPPAGGDDDTDGSESTTPTGDTEERTDDTDEWDLDPEDSDSDPAGDTNDDADIDGEEGDAEVSTPSDEDIDRRSPYEGYHPDDELGKDGTDDGTDVDAADDEIDDEPPEPPDPDVPQPTGIDGEQVTVPADPQPVPDGVAGEQTDRKVDPESNGQGDAMTAAQKGMNAVNEGMGALGGDGPDSDQEMPLTAHIEEMMRRLGVVFGVAGVVVVAVLLIGTVSPVVPSAEEIIEFLWDAHVGFEQNRPRVYGPLEFLLTKLKVASLAGLLVGLPVFVYETYRFMRPGLYPNERRYYLAAVPTSLILGLIGVAFAHFIVLPTIFNYFISYTEESAVLAFSLRETFNLILLLMGYMAIVFQIPLFIQLAIMMGLVTRQWMEDRRLLFWSAFVGLAFIVSPDPTGMAPIIVGATMIVLFEGTLALLRWTGN, encoded by the coding sequence ATGACGACGGATTCGGACCCACCGGAGGAGCCGCCCGCGGGCGGTGACGACGACACCGACGGGTCTGAGTCCACCACGCCGACCGGCGACACGGAGGAGCGGACGGACGACACCGACGAGTGGGATCTTGACCCCGAGGACTCCGACAGCGATCCGGCCGGCGACACGAACGACGACGCCGATATCGACGGCGAGGAGGGCGACGCTGAAGTGTCGACCCCGAGCGACGAGGACATCGACCGCCGGAGTCCCTACGAGGGGTACCACCCCGACGACGAACTCGGCAAGGACGGAACCGACGACGGAACGGACGTCGATGCCGCTGACGACGAGATCGACGACGAACCGCCGGAGCCACCCGACCCGGACGTGCCGCAGCCGACGGGAATCGACGGCGAACAGGTGACCGTTCCAGCGGACCCACAGCCGGTTCCCGACGGCGTCGCGGGCGAACAGACAGACCGCAAGGTGGACCCCGAATCGAACGGGCAAGGCGACGCGATGACGGCCGCCCAGAAAGGGATGAACGCCGTCAACGAGGGGATGGGCGCACTCGGCGGAGACGGCCCCGACTCCGACCAAGAGATGCCGCTGACGGCGCACATCGAGGAGATGATGCGCCGTCTCGGCGTCGTCTTCGGCGTCGCGGGCGTCGTGGTCGTGGCAGTCCTCCTCATCGGCACCGTCTCGCCGGTCGTCCCCAGCGCCGAGGAGATTATCGAGTTCTTGTGGGACGCCCACGTCGGCTTCGAACAGAATCGTCCGCGAGTGTACGGCCCGCTGGAGTTCCTACTGACGAAGTTGAAGGTCGCGTCGCTGGCGGGGCTGCTTGTCGGCCTCCCGGTGTTCGTCTACGAGACGTACCGCTTCATGCGCCCCGGTCTGTACCCGAACGAACGCCGCTACTACCTCGCGGCGGTGCCTACGAGTCTGATCCTCGGTCTCATCGGCGTCGCGTTCGCACACTTCATCGTCCTGCCGACCATCTTCAACTACTTCATCAGTTACACCGAGGAGAGCGCCGTCCTCGCGTTTAGCCTGCGGGAGACGTTCAACCTCATCCTCCTGCTGATGGGGTACATGGCCATCGTCTTCCAGATTCCGCTGTTCATCCAGTTGGCGATTATGATGGGACTGGTCACCCGCCAGTGGATGGAAGACCGCCGCCTGCTGTTCTGGTCGGCGTTCGTCGGCCTCGCGTTCATCGTCTCGCCGGACCCCACCGGGATGGCACCCATCATCGTCGGCGCGACGATGATCGTGTTGTTCGAGGGGACGCTGGCGCTGTTGCGCTGGACCGGAAACTGA